The Nomia melanderi isolate GNS246 chromosome 4, iyNomMela1, whole genome shotgun sequence genome segment CTTATAGAGATTATAGAACCGAAGGTAGATCTTTATAAGAATCGTTTCACATTATTTCGTTTCGACGAGTAATTTATATTTGGACCTGTATTCGTACACACCGCGAAACCGTGTATAATGCAACCATAACCGGAGCATTATTCCGGATAATATAAATGAGTTCTAACGGAAGAAGTGTATTACACAGGTTCgataattcttaatattatttagGGATGGCGCGCGAGGAACACGAGTGTATTAGGGACGATATAGTTAACGTTCCAGTTAATGTTCGAAACACGTGGTCCGTGTTTCCTGCGCCTCGTTTCCGGCAATGAACGGTATCGCTTGAATCGAGAGATACAATATGAAGCAGTGGAGCGTGATCGTGCTCGTTGCCCGGTGTTCATCTCTTAATTCGATTAATTCAAGTAAATGGTGATTCATTGCGTTTCATATAATATACACAGGATGTTTCACTCCACTCGTCAATTTATAAGATCTCCCGTCTCTTCCGCCGTTGCCGCGATATCAGAGAAATATCGTGTATCGACGGGAAGAACTTAAAATAACGTAAAGGGATTAGTACGGTTCCGGGCGCGATGCGACCGATGAAGTTTCTTTTAAACCAATATCGACGCTTGTTTCGAACCGCTTAAGCGCGAAGAGAGATTATTTTTAAGACTCGCTCGTCGATTGTGTTTCCGCTGTATCTGTATCGACGTAATGGATTACCGATATTTTTATTGGCACGTTCGCCGTCAATCGTAAAAGTTCGTGAACTGAACGATACCATCTTCCTGGATGcgtgtaatataattaaatctgTTTCTCGGATGTATCACGTGTCCTAAAAATATGGAGTCATGTGGACAATACTTATTATTTCCAGAAGTGTACACTGAAAATGTCTTCATTCTTTTGTAAATTAAAGCTTCCTTTTAATACACATActggatttaaaaaaaattcttgacAGTAAATCTTTCGTTCATTCATTGTTACTATACGATACGCCATAAagttgtatttaaataatacgaaCTGAGGTACAATAAAACGGATTTTCGGTCTATAATCTGAAGGACTATAAGAACCTCGAGAACCTGTCAGCTTAGCGCCGAACCCAGGATCGATGTCTCATCGGAACAAAGCTTTTAGACGGCCGATCATTAGGGGGTCGGGTAACTTTTAGTCCTAACCGAATTCAGGCTATGGTATCCAAGTCTGGAGGATGAAATTTAGCAGTGACGAGATCCTAGGTTCGAGGTTCCATCGAGACAAAGCATCCTGGCGTAGAGTCAATGGGAGTGTCGTAATGCTTCTTATTCTAGCAGAATAAATGTGGAAGTAAAAATGTGAATACCTCGGCATCGGGTTATCATAAATTCAAGAACTCAGCACCGCAGCACGAATGACATTccaatgttacaatttttgtattagAACACGTGGTCGATAGGATAATCGAGGAATGATCAATAATTCATTAACGCCATATCTTAGATCCTTTCATCATGGAATAGTCGAGTACACGAAATTCTATGCTAAATCGCAGAATTCCAACgatcgaagaaagaaaaatgcgaATTACCGTCGAAAGCTATACGTTCGCGTGAGTATCGATAATATTGGAAGATATTCTGTTTAGCAGGATGTTCGAATATTAGGATACCTGCGTAATGGTTGTTCAGATAATGGAAGTCTATGGAAGTCTGGGCGCGCGGCGCTTGCCGACAGCATTGCCACATAGAAGTAAACGCGCGTATACGCTCGCGCGGAACGCACGGACTTTCGCAATTATTCCAGAAAATAAATGAACGGAACAGGGCCATTTATAACTCCGGCTGTTTTCACTTAAAGTATTTAACGTAGCTGTGATAATGATTTTCCATCGGGATGGGTGCActttttttcttagtttttacgAGGAGTACTTTCCGAGTTGTATGACAGCGCGGTGACTGTAAATCGCGATAGGGGCGTGCAATACGGCTCTCACAGTCGCCTGGTATAGACCGCATCGAAGACCTTcccttgtatatatatatatatatatatatatatgttcacCGTGAGCCCAATATATTGCTGTTCACGTTTAACCTCCATTCCCTCTTTCATCCAGCCAACATCTCCTAAACTGCGTTCGTTCGcacttttgattattaatttttgaaatatcatttccATTCCCAGCGTTTAATGAGTTTCCGATATCGACGCGAATCCGACTGCTATTTTCTAGACGATATTCTCCGCGAGATACTGTTCTCCGGAATATACTTCTCTGTGTGAATTACTGCCTTTTACAGAACAGCGCTTTCAACGTTCACTACTGTTCTCTGAAAAAAGCATCATCGTCGAATATTCCTTTCTACGAAATTACATTATGTTATAAATCTATGAATACACgcgatttattttattctggaTACGATTTAGATTTAGAATCCATCTCGTTTCGATATTATCTGCTATTCTAGAAAATATTCCTCTTGGAATATCTGTTTCGCATACTATACTCGGTtataaacaaatacaaaaataatggaatagaaataaaacGAATACAAAGGACTTGCTTTGTTCTAGATACGACGTAAGTTTAGAATCTATCTCTTTTCAAGATCAACTGCTATTATTTTAGAGAGTATTCCTCTCGAAGTAACTGTCTTTACACACTAAACTCCGTTGTAAACAGATACAAAAAtgttacaatagaaataatacaaatacagATGATTTGTTTTATTCCTCATACGACTCGAGTTCGGATTCTTCAAAAATAGTCCATTCTCGCGAGACGATCGGCTCGACAGTGCGATTTATTGAGAGTACCGTTGTCAGTGGGTCAGGAAATTAGGTCAGGTGGAAGGAAGGCAAGCGGTAAGGGCCAAGTACAGTTATCCCCGTCTGGGCTGATCCATGACTCCTCACCTGGAGGTTCTTTTGTGCGCGGAGAGGAAACGATGGCCACGGATAAAAAGATAAACCGGTGGGGCCGTGGGCGAGATGCATCAGAATCCACgcgccgtgtcgcgtcgcgtcgcgtcgcaacgGATTTACCTTTGGCGTCCTTTGTAGGGAATCCAACGACGCGGAGAGCTTGTCATGAATTTCGATTCCGTGAAAAACGCGGCGGCGACGTTAAGCTTTTTATTCTACCTCCCGGgctttgtttgaaataaaatcgCTGCGATATGATCGTAACTCCTGATTTATACGGAAACACTGCACCGCAAGGATGATTGATATTGTTCCTATCGTATGGTCCCGCAAAAAGGAGAATATTTGGTGGGCGATTCGAAAGAATGAGAGAATTCATAGATGTATTAGGTTTTAGTTTATAATGTTTCCGGCGAAGATTAATACACTTTTTTCTTatgttattgtattaatattcttgGGGAATTTAGTGCTTGCAATGTAACTCGTAAACCAGAATGCTtgaatttcgaagaaaatttgTTCCAAAGTGAAACTGTTCGGATCTCACCGTTTTATAATCAATTCCACGAGTTACATCTTTCGAGGGGCATtatgcaatatttaaatatcgatAATTCCAAACTTACAATTTCACCGAGACCGGTGCGAGTTAACGACACGATAATGGtgcataatatttatgtatcccTCGAATGAAGTCCTGAAATCACGCGAAAAACCGAACGCTGCACAATGGTATGATTAATTAAGGGAGCCACTGATTAACGACCCGACCGTAAATTACACGCATACGTTTAAAGTAGATATTGAAAGATGTAACAATTAGCACTCAATCCAGTCGATTCCCGCGTAGACAGCAATTTAAATACGACGATAATAACAGTGATTTATGGTCGATGACCCACAGCTGTGGTACCCTGGTCAGCTCTTTTGAACAGAGTCAATGGTGTTACTTCGAGTAAGGTAGAAGGGGGTCATTAAGCTACCCTAGGAGGTGATTATCCTACCTAAGCAGCTGATTAAGGTATCTGAGTAGTTGGTGCAGCTAACTTGCGAAAATTAGGTATCCCGGAGTGCTGATTAGCCGGATTCTCCAAACTAAAAAACGACGGGCAATTTAACGGGCACGACgcagggaggaggaggagaagaagaagaagaagaagaagtcaaGTGCTCTCTGTGTAAGAAGTTGATTAAGTTGCTGCTCGAGAAAGAATTTGATTAAACTGCACGGATACCGGTGACGCGTTATCAATGTTAACCGGCGAGCTTTCCGGGACACGCGTAACGGCCGGCCGGGGCTTAGCTGCTGGCGAGCAGGCGATAAGAAAGTAGGAGGCCAGCCCAAATAGTCCTTTCAGCTTAGAGCGGACTTGCTGCCACGataaaacgataataatatctattattgGTAAGCTGAACAGATAAACGTCTCATAAGACCCGTGATTTCGTTGAACGTAAATGTCCCTTATCCACGAACGTGTTCTTAACTGATCAGTCGCTTCTTTGCTGGCATTAGAAGTGACAAATGTCTAAGTTAATACGGAGTATTTTAGTTTTACGAATAACTGATATGCAAACCTTAGATTACCAGTAGTTTCGATgcgtattttcaaagttatttattttataagagTAATTGATAGAGTTATCAAGTTACATATCGGCTAATATTAAGTGAGTAGATTAATGAAACGAATATCACATAGAAGATAACTTATTCTTTTCTCTAATTCGTCGACATTAATTTTCCTGATTAAAGAGTCTTCCGATGAAGCGTTTGATGCAGcgaaatttataatacaaaagatATTAATCTTCTATCGTTTACGAACAAATCTACGGAAACATGAATGCGAATGTTAAGAAAAagttatttctatttcaatgtCTCACCACATATATTATACGAATCCGAGAAAATTATATGAACGCAAACGTGCAACTTCATTCCCTTGACACGTTCGTTCGTGGGCAGGTTTCGAGTGTATCATTGAAAAAATGTGCAACGGTGCTCGCCGCGAGGGAACGCGTCACGTATACGAAGATATGATACGCGCCGCGCAGGCTGTTCCAGCACGTTCATTTTAATTCTCCGAGAAGCGTTCGGCTAAAAGGCGGATGTCCTCCCTGACTTACGTAGGTTAGAATTCAATGAGGCCGTACATTCTGTTATATACCATTTTCGTCACAGCCGCACGCGGCCACGTGGTGTCCTGTCTGCGACAAACGAGTCAGCGACAAGGGGGAAGACACGTGCACGCTCCTCGCGCATATTCGCAAGTCTCATCCTAAACGGTCGCGACATTGCTCAGTCCAGGTACGAAATAGTACCCTGTCACCCTCTACTCTTAAGTAGATCAACGcgttaattgaacaaaattggGAAACAGGTTGTTGCATGTCGCcaatacagaaaataatctaattatGTCATTCGAGTATAATAAGTTCAGTGCTACGATACGAAAATATAAACTGTAATCAAATATTATGTCTTTTTTGTTATTGAGAACTAGGTTTTACCTTTCTCTTATTCAATATCTTCTTTGTTATTAGAAACATGCGAAAAGCTTTCactcaaaatatatatttcggATAAGGCAAATATATGTACAACGTGTGCATAGAATAAACATGTAAATTGTATAGATAACGTGCCTGGATATATGTTTATGGTTAAAATTATAAGAAGGTTACGATTAAAATCGTATTGATAACACATTTCgagaatttcaataatatacTTCGATAATGATCAACGATAATAtcggattttttaaaatgacaGGGAGAAGAGGAGGAGTCAAGGAAACCGTCCAATCGAATTACTTCGAAGAGCTCCGTTAGAACAGACGGTAATGTTAAAACAAGCGAACCCAGGAAAGTCTACGCGACGCGAGGTACGTTTGTCGTTTGAACAAATTCTTGgtgaaatattaaatcgttcgtcTTGGATAACAGTGGACACGTGGAAGGCACACAACGAAAAAAAGGTCTGTCCGCAATGTAAAAAGGAAACGGTACCGACGCTTCACGCTCGCGGCGATAAACTGACAACATCGCATATCGGAGCATTGTGTCTATTAGGGTAAGTCGAAATCTGGTATTAAAAACCATAAGAGTGTGCCATAGATTCTTGACATCTGACGTGTCCCAGTTTTATTTAAGAGATGATCAATTTAAAAGGGAAGAAGGTATTTAGGTATCTCGAGGATTGTCGCGATTTTATTCggaatttggaaaattaatgAGACATCGTTATTCAGGGTGATAAGGGTAATCCTTCATTCCCTTATATAAttacgaaaataaattaaattcttctttttatagtTGCTAAGAAATACTTACTTCATCCATTGACCCTTAGCGCTCCAATCGATTTTGTAACTTATAAAACTCGAATCTACCGTGGAAAgtagaaaatgttatattataagaTTTCTTAGATGTTTTGTTTTAATTCTTAGGACGAAATACGTTGGCAACGAATGTAGTGATTTTAGGGTGGTTCCTTAAGTTCGTTCAgtaaaatgtttaatgttattaatggTACAGTAGTGGAgcctctggagtgcaagggttaataaatatactactccaaaaacgaattaaaaagtatattgttcctttttctacatttttgttttagctctttctatagtttcatagtttgcTGCATACTGTCTAATGCATGGTGAGAATATTTTTTCACGTCCCAACGATTTTCCTTTGTGCCCCTTGTTTTGAAAGGGTTTACAGATATAAACGaatgttttatacacatttcAATCTGTTTTTGACGGTTTTCGATCGGGTTTCAGCATCCGGGGCAAAGGAATTCTTTTGCGATCGATACGTCGATTCACATGAACGCTAACACGAGTACTCTTATTTGTTACAAAACGTCATGACCCGTGATAGATGCTGGCCACTCTGTTTTGTGCCGTTGATGATGAAGCGCGCGAAGAAAGTCCGAATGATCTGTCCTTTATGCGGATACGTGTACGGCAGCTATCAGTACAAAAATGCTGGACTGTCGCCGTGCAAGACGGATTCTGAAGAATCGCAGGCGAGACTGTCATCGCCGCCAATAAGTTTTCGACTGCCCACGACGAAAGGAGACTGAAAATCGATGTCGTAAAAATCACGAGAGTCGATTtgtgaaaaaagaaattctgaAGCACTTCTGTGATCCATCATCAATAAAATTCAGCCACGTCGATTAATCATGTCCGGTAGTTAAACTCGAACCTAGGATGTCTCGAAGGAAGTTTCGGAGATGCCGATaagataattaaatttcgaataaaagcgATCTCGGTAAATTGTTCCATtggatattgaataataattacaggCTAAGAAAGATTAATCGACAAAGGAAAGGATCAACTCTTTCGTCTATAAATGTTTCTCGTGTCAGTTACTTCGTTTTTGTTATTCACGAGCGTCGGATCAGAACAATGGTAACACAATTATTGGCAGCGAAAGTTCGACccattttcattaagaaattaaatgtttcatttcaaaatcGAGAGTCGATTAGCGTTGTGTGTTTAATTTAGAACTGAAAGTTTATAATTCCTTTGGCATTGAGATTTTCCAAACAAGGAACGAAAAGAATTCTGATGGGAATCAATGGATAATTGTGTATTCCTCATTGAACGTCTAATGTTTCGAACTATCTACCGACCGATTAAAGCTTGCTTCGGTTTCTTGTGTAATACACGACGGTTAAAAGAAACCTTAGAAGAGAAAAAGTTTCCCCGCTTTCGATTTAATCGTTCCCCAGAACCTTTTTCACTTCCGAGTTTCGCGTTTCCGTGCTAAAGAGATGAACTGCAGAAAGCTATATTCGTAATGAAGCCTCAGAGATGCATCTGCCAAGTGTCTTTCAGCAGtgcaattaattttatcttGATTTCAATGTATAACATGACTTGCAAATATTCCtacatttttctaagaaatacgAACAATTCGTTTTCCACggtcaaaatatttctatggaTAAAGTTTACACTGAACTTTGCCATTATAATTTGATCATGAAATACACATGCTCGACCAcgctttatataatatatgcttCTTAATTTCACcactatatataaattaaagtcATATCAAATTGCAAAGTATATTCAATATTCCTCATAGCTTCAAAACAAAACGTTTATCAGCTTAACATTAAAGAAAAACACGTTACTGCTATCgatattaattttacaacaaaatattgcattaggaatgaaatttcttttcaagtGGAGGATGTAAATCTTCTaagattcttttattataacattaagtatgaatatattcatataattcgTTGAATATAGTTTAACAGCGTTACCTACGGCTACAGTCTacttataaaaaattgtcaGGCGTATTTATCTGCGCGTATAATGCATACACGTgatata includes the following:
- the LOC116433254 gene encoding uncharacterized protein LOC116433254, producing MHGDSFGKEQHRPELWKFFQSDESNDGNIEKIGRTFCYIPFSSQPHAATWCPVCDKRVSDKGEDTCTLLAHIRKSHPKRSRHCSVQGEEEESRKPSNRITSKSSVRTDGNVKTSEPRKVYATRVDTWKAHNEKKVCPQCKKETVPTLHARGDKLTTSHIGALCLLGCWPLCFVPLMMKRAKKVRMICPLCGYVYGSYQYKNAGLSPCKTDSEESQARLSSPPISFRLPTTKGD